The Halobacterium litoreum genome includes a region encoding these proteins:
- a CDS encoding GNAT family N-acetyltransferase: MRVVRADTDERYEDALAVRFDVFVAEQGVPEELEVDDHEDEAVHFVAYDDGDPVGAARLREYEPDVGKVERVAVRESRRGEGWGGALMDAVEDAAGERYDELFLHAQLPVEEFYADRGYEREGEEFEEAGIPHVAMRKRLP; the protein is encoded by the coding sequence ATGCGAGTGGTTCGCGCCGACACCGACGAGCGATACGAAGACGCGCTCGCGGTCCGATTCGACGTGTTCGTCGCCGAGCAGGGCGTCCCCGAGGAACTGGAGGTCGACGACCACGAGGACGAAGCCGTCCACTTCGTCGCGTACGACGACGGCGACCCCGTGGGGGCGGCGCGCCTCCGCGAGTACGAACCGGACGTCGGGAAAGTCGAGCGCGTCGCCGTCCGCGAGTCCCGGCGCGGCGAGGGATGGGGCGGGGCGCTGATGGACGCCGTCGAGGACGCCGCGGGCGAGCGCTACGACGAGCTGTTCTTGCACGCCCAACTGCCCGTCGAGGAGTTCTACGCGGACCGAGGGTACGAGCGCGAGGGCGAGGAGTTCGAGGAGGCGGGCATCCCGCACGTCGCGATGCGGAAGCGTCTCCCGTAG
- a CDS encoding AAA family ATPase yields MDVDTAAQTCTDVVDAVSEAVVTDREFLETVLSGALARGHVLLEDVPGTGKTLTARSLATALGLEFTRIQFTPDLLPADITGSHVYDAATESFTFNRGPVFANVVLADEINRAPPKTQAALLEAMEEGQVSVDGETRQLPDPFFVIATQNPVEQEGTFRLPEAQRDRFAVKAGIGYPNRVGERELIDRRADRTATTPEVSQVVPDDALRNLQTVPETVSVADGVRDYVVDVGRATREDDRVDVGVSPRGTQRLFEVARARAVLHGREYVAPEDVKRVARPVLVHRLVLTGEATVEQTDPADVVADVLDRVEVPAVS; encoded by the coding sequence ATGGACGTCGACACTGCCGCCCAGACGTGTACCGACGTTGTCGACGCGGTGAGCGAGGCGGTCGTCACCGACCGCGAGTTCCTCGAAACCGTGCTCTCCGGCGCGCTCGCCCGGGGCCACGTCCTCCTGGAGGACGTGCCCGGAACCGGGAAGACGCTGACCGCGCGCAGCCTCGCGACCGCGCTCGGCCTGGAGTTCACCCGCATCCAGTTCACGCCCGACCTCCTCCCCGCCGACATCACCGGCTCGCACGTCTACGACGCCGCGACCGAATCGTTCACGTTCAACCGCGGCCCCGTGTTCGCGAACGTGGTGCTCGCGGACGAAATCAATCGCGCGCCGCCGAAGACCCAGGCCGCGCTCCTCGAAGCGATGGAGGAGGGACAGGTGAGCGTCGACGGCGAGACGCGCCAACTCCCCGACCCCTTCTTCGTCATCGCGACGCAGAACCCCGTCGAGCAGGAGGGGACGTTCCGCCTCCCCGAGGCCCAGCGCGACCGGTTCGCGGTGAAGGCGGGCATCGGCTACCCGAACCGGGTGGGGGAACGCGAACTCATCGACCGGCGCGCCGACCGCACCGCCACCACGCCCGAAGTCTCGCAGGTCGTCCCGGACGACGCGCTCCGGAACCTCCAGACCGTCCCGGAGACCGTCTCCGTCGCTGACGGCGTGCGCGACTACGTCGTCGACGTCGGTCGCGCCACCCGCGAGGACGACCGCGTCGACGTCGGCGTGAGCCCCCGCGGCACCCAGCGCCTCTTCGAGGTGGCGCGCGCTCGCGCCGTCCTCCACGGCCGCGAGTACGTCGCCCCCGAGGACGTGAAACGCGTCGCGCGCCCCGTGCTCGTCCACCGCCTCGTCTTGACGGGCGAGGCCACCGTCGAGCAGACCGACCCCGCGGACGTCGTCGCGGACGTGCTCGACCGCGTCGAGGTCCCCGCTGTCTCGTAA
- a CDS encoding glutathione S-transferase N-terminal domain-containing protein — MTTGESGDGRVLYVQPFCPYCRKVKCVLGELGLDYDTRRVSFFQFRRDEVREISGQSEVPVLVDPAQGVTGMHESSDIVAYLRETYGE, encoded by the coding sequence ATGACGACCGGCGAATCGGGCGACGGGCGCGTGCTGTACGTCCAGCCGTTCTGCCCGTACTGCCGGAAAGTGAAATGCGTCCTCGGCGAACTCGGTCTCGACTACGACACCCGCCGGGTCTCCTTCTTCCAGTTCCGGCGCGACGAAGTACGAGAAATCAGCGGGCAGTCCGAGGTGCCGGTGCTCGTCGACCCGGCGCAGGGCGTCACCGGGATGCACGAGAGCAGCGACATCGTGGCGTACCTGCGGGAGACGTACGGCGAGTAA
- a CDS encoding DUF7519 family protein, with translation MSAATVRRPTLVAGVAVIAVVAFAVEDATGIYGTLALLAAFGGGVLAVATGLASREEPLAVFAASVLAPAGGAAVFAAAGLSLADLPLLDGLLDPFAMLAFAAAGFGAVAAFTGGVGGGAVGRAFSVVAATTVLPFVAAVAAAVTSLNAETGALGDVGDAAGLVGRIAVTPTGGPIDVVVFFVVLAVTARALASGVSAAPLVELAPRHRRDAVARAESRVVVASLSVWRLFALSWTVALFALLSGFADRVVEQTPDAVVSLVGALASSGAVRVLMLATVGASLVTYAVLRVGRLVTGDREESLRRVAPTAGGGVLAATVGLVFAGRIVGRARAALPEQGQEVFDNVVRVFGEQALALAGLVVPIAALATLLLAFAALGRIRAVPQRGAPAAVAAAGLVLAGAVAGVQNANAGFVFGLVAAGMVVWDAGEYGVGLAAELGRDARTARVELVHVAASVGVGVLAYYGAKTLYGATRGLGAPSATAALAALVVAGLGLAALVAALAE, from the coding sequence ATGAGCGCCGCGACCGTTCGCCGCCCGACGCTCGTCGCGGGCGTCGCCGTCATCGCGGTCGTCGCGTTCGCCGTCGAGGACGCCACTGGAATCTACGGCACGCTCGCGCTCCTCGCCGCGTTCGGCGGCGGCGTCCTCGCGGTTGCGACCGGTCTCGCCAGCCGAGAGGAACCGCTCGCCGTGTTCGCGGCGTCCGTCCTCGCGCCCGCCGGCGGCGCCGCGGTGTTCGCGGCCGCCGGCCTCTCGCTCGCCGACCTCCCGCTCCTCGACGGCCTGCTCGACCCGTTCGCGATGCTCGCGTTCGCCGCCGCCGGATTCGGCGCCGTCGCCGCATTCACCGGCGGCGTCGGCGGCGGCGCGGTCGGGCGCGCGTTCTCCGTCGTCGCCGCGACCACCGTCCTCCCGTTCGTCGCCGCGGTCGCCGCCGCCGTCACCAGCCTGAACGCCGAGACCGGCGCGCTCGGTGACGTGGGGGACGCGGCGGGGCTGGTCGGCCGTATCGCCGTCACGCCGACCGGCGGCCCCATCGACGTGGTGGTGTTCTTCGTGGTGCTCGCGGTGACGGCGCGCGCGCTGGCGTCCGGCGTCTCCGCCGCGCCGCTCGTCGAACTCGCACCCCGGCACCGTCGCGACGCCGTCGCGCGCGCCGAGAGTCGGGTCGTCGTCGCGTCGCTGTCCGTCTGGCGACTGTTCGCGCTGTCGTGGACGGTGGCGCTGTTCGCCCTGCTGTCCGGGTTCGCCGACCGCGTCGTCGAGCAGACGCCCGACGCAGTCGTCTCGCTCGTCGGCGCGCTCGCGTCCTCGGGCGCCGTTCGCGTCCTGATGCTCGCGACGGTCGGCGCGTCACTGGTCACGTACGCCGTGCTGCGGGTCGGACGACTCGTCACCGGCGACCGCGAGGAGAGCCTGCGACGGGTCGCGCCCACGGCTGGCGGCGGCGTGCTCGCGGCGACCGTCGGCCTCGTGTTCGCGGGCCGAATCGTCGGGCGAGCGCGCGCCGCGCTCCCCGAGCAGGGACAGGAGGTCTTCGACAACGTCGTGCGCGTGTTCGGCGAGCAGGCGCTCGCGCTCGCCGGCCTGGTCGTCCCGATTGCGGCGCTCGCGACGCTCCTGCTCGCGTTCGCCGCGCTCGGCCGGATTCGCGCGGTTCCACAGCGCGGGGCGCCGGCCGCCGTCGCCGCCGCCGGCCTCGTGCTCGCGGGCGCCGTCGCGGGCGTCCAGAACGCCAACGCCGGGTTCGTGTTCGGCCTCGTCGCCGCCGGGATGGTCGTCTGGGACGCCGGCGAGTACGGCGTCGGCCTCGCCGCCGAACTCGGGCGGGACGCCCGCACGGCCCGAGTCGAACTCGTCCACGTCGCCGCGAGCGTCGGCGTCGGTGTGCTGGCGTACTACGGCGCGAAGACGCTGTACGGCGCGACTCGCGGACTCGGCGCGCCGTCCGCGACGGCGGCGCTCGCCGCGCTGGTCGTCGCCGGCCTCGGGCTCGCGGCGCTCGTCGCCGCGCTCGCCGAGTGA
- a CDS encoding DUF58 domain-containing protein, with product MTASRFGGALLATLALAGAGVASGQQSLFVAAAIPLAFVVYGALSTPGDAGDLRVSRTLSKESPLPGDRVTVTVTVENASETVFPDVRVADGAPDGLRVVDGATTGGFALPAGETATFSYTVVADRGQFPFDAPTVRVRGAGAAVERTDSVAADGADVLHCRVSVADIPLRRQTTAHSGQLPTDTGGPGIEFHSTRDYQHGDPVARINWRRYAKTGELSTVNYRERRSAAVVLVVDARDACDVAARSGTPSGASLSAYAAAQAVRPLEGAGHQVGLAAFGVGEGAGSDPAWVPPGNGDAHHARLATVLDAAVESDEGESSEPTEDDAPEPPEQTAQAAADGGNAWLDDATEDDARVHRLADLLPSGTQVVVCSPALDDFPVAVTRRLLADGHRVTALSPDVTATDTPGRTLAAADRALALGDLDATSAQVVDWTPGESLASAVARTTTAVEEGQR from the coding sequence GTGACCGCGTCCCGGTTCGGCGGCGCGCTGCTGGCGACGCTCGCGCTCGCCGGCGCAGGCGTCGCGAGCGGCCAGCAGTCGCTGTTCGTCGCCGCCGCGATTCCGCTCGCGTTCGTCGTCTACGGCGCGCTGTCGACGCCCGGTGACGCGGGCGACCTGCGCGTCTCGCGGACGCTCTCGAAGGAGTCGCCGCTCCCCGGCGACCGCGTCACGGTCACCGTCACGGTGGAGAACGCGAGCGAGACGGTGTTCCCGGACGTGCGAGTCGCGGACGGCGCGCCCGACGGCCTGCGCGTGGTCGACGGCGCGACGACGGGCGGGTTCGCGCTCCCTGCGGGCGAGACGGCGACGTTCTCGTACACCGTGGTCGCGGACCGCGGGCAGTTCCCGTTCGACGCGCCGACCGTCCGCGTCCGGGGCGCGGGCGCCGCCGTCGAGCGAACCGACTCAGTCGCCGCGGACGGCGCGGACGTGCTGCACTGCCGGGTCTCGGTGGCCGACATCCCGCTGCGCCGGCAGACCACCGCGCACTCTGGCCAGCTACCGACGGACACGGGCGGCCCCGGCATCGAGTTCCACTCGACGCGGGACTACCAGCACGGCGACCCCGTCGCGCGCATCAACTGGCGGCGGTACGCGAAGACCGGCGAACTCTCCACCGTGAACTACCGAGAGCGCCGGTCCGCCGCGGTCGTGCTCGTCGTCGACGCCCGCGACGCCTGTGACGTGGCCGCGCGCAGCGGCACGCCGTCGGGCGCGTCGCTGTCCGCGTACGCCGCGGCGCAGGCCGTCCGTCCGCTGGAGGGCGCCGGCCACCAGGTCGGCCTCGCGGCGTTCGGTGTCGGCGAGGGCGCCGGGAGCGACCCGGCGTGGGTGCCGCCGGGGAACGGCGACGCCCACCACGCGCGCCTCGCGACGGTACTCGACGCCGCCGTCGAGAGCGACGAGGGCGAGTCATCGGAGCCCACCGAAGACGACGCGCCCGAACCGCCAGAGCAGACGGCGCAGGCGGCCGCCGACGGCGGAAACGCGTGGCTGGACGACGCGACCGAGGACGACGCGCGCGTCCACCGCCTCGCCGACCTGCTCCCGTCGGGAACGCAGGTGGTCGTGTGTTCGCCCGCACTCGACGACTTCCCGGTCGCGGTGACCCGTCGCCTGCTCGCGGACGGCCACCGCGTCACCGCGCTCTCCCCGGACGTGACCGCGACGGACACGCCAGGCCGGACGCTCGCTGCCGCGGACCGCGCGCTCGCGCTCGGCGACCTCGACGCGACCAGCGCACAGGTCGTCGACTGGACGCCCGGCGAGTCGCTCGCGAGCGCCGTCGCTCGCACCACCACGGCCGTCGAGGAGGGGCAGCGATGA
- a CDS encoding DUF7269 family protein — MTRFRTAFAAVGVAAVAVAAGVGVGALPPSVTGPVTGLDATLATGVLGAGLVGYALRQRRNRDGPDEDRRLSEPPEAADARDPGAAVDDAIERATDGRRAVRTRDAKASVRQRVRRTAIRAYACTRNVDDGEAADAVGSGAWTRDPIAAAFVGDERAPRLPLRERLRGWLHPDRAFERRAERATNAVHALATEGSQ; from the coding sequence GTGACGCGCTTTCGCACCGCGTTCGCGGCGGTCGGCGTGGCGGCGGTCGCGGTCGCCGCCGGCGTCGGGGTCGGCGCGCTCCCGCCGTCGGTCACCGGCCCGGTGACGGGACTCGACGCGACGCTCGCGACGGGCGTGCTCGGCGCGGGACTCGTCGGATACGCGCTCCGCCAGCGCCGGAACCGGGACGGGCCAGACGAGGACCGACGCCTCTCGGAGCCTCCGGAAGCGGCAGACGCCCGCGACCCGGGTGCGGCCGTCGACGACGCCATCGAGCGCGCGACTGACGGCCGCCGCGCCGTCCGCACGCGGGACGCGAAGGCGAGCGTCCGACAGCGCGTCCGAAGAACCGCGATTCGCGCCTACGCCTGCACCCGGAACGTCGACGACGGCGAGGCCGCGGACGCCGTCGGTTCGGGAGCGTGGACGCGCGACCCGATTGCGGCGGCGTTCGTCGGCGACGAGCGCGCACCGAGACTCCCGCTCCGGGAGCGCTTGCGGGGGTGGCTCCACCCGGACCGCGCGTTCGAGCGTCGCGCGGAGCGGGCCACAAACGCCGTCCACGCGCTCGCCACGGAGGGGTCGCAGTGA
- a CDS encoding transglutaminase domain-containing protein, which produces MSDAPSDGPDARRALLAVVAVLALVTSAAAAPVLAGQTPLADVDSPSAPSDVPGFLRGFEPLRDLLDRNQQPRVEGTSGLGALRLGDATDVGGPVSQEAQRDAATPHFVGRTDGPTYWRTGAYVDYTGNGWERSDVNTIQPGRLSGERERETHDVVLRRPATALPTPWRPIGVNHDCPDGETCGVSVSATDTTGIRATPALGAGGEYALETLSPVSDPSLLREVRVRGSIASTQYTSIDTTDRMEQLAARVVGDADNRYDAAKAVEEYLEAEKTYSLTDVPKPGDSVADQFVFEQENGYCENFATAMTVMLRSQDVPARYVVGYTAGERVGEDRYLVRGADAHAWVEVYFENYGWVRFDPTPTAPRQAADERLAEGSPTYRISVNESLVPGETVTTEVTTAGTPASNAAVFVNGERVATTDEDGLAQFRVPYADSVNVTVRPVDDDGHELTPVDDNATAALGFGVAAAQTDQSTTNETGTTREFDVAANVRFQFDGDVEAGDDLPVSVTIEGREFANASVSVAGEPQGRTGPNGTIPVTIPPDASGVVELTASRGNLTRTTTYPLDDLSVSVSPSLVAPFPSTKATARVTSGGEAVTGAPVTLNGETVGFTDENGKIRFDVPLSRTPSVAATASGKEATTYVDGVLPSLALGVLAAVGSLAGVAAVARRRGITLAGVIAGVRYAVREVASGVVEALVGVADAMDDLVAEFRAAADEGWREVLSWLASLPGRARLPDVRAWLAGIAAAAREASRDDIEDAAENADRGRLASLWRRFVAVVGVRDWRTKTPAEVAREAVGRGFPERPVYALTTAFRDAAYGGSDEDARAEEAERALDSLQSDDEEEGEQ; this is translated from the coding sequence ATGAGTGACGCCCCGTCCGACGGTCCCGACGCCCGCCGCGCCCTCCTCGCCGTCGTCGCCGTTCTCGCGCTCGTCACGTCCGCCGCGGCCGCGCCGGTGCTCGCCGGCCAGACGCCGCTCGCGGACGTGGACTCGCCGAGCGCGCCGAGCGACGTGCCGGGGTTCCTCCGGGGCTTCGAACCGCTCCGTGACCTCCTCGACCGGAACCAGCAGCCGCGAGTCGAGGGCACGAGCGGCCTCGGCGCGCTCCGCCTCGGCGACGCGACCGACGTCGGCGGCCCCGTCTCGCAGGAAGCCCAACGCGACGCGGCGACGCCGCACTTCGTCGGGCGGACCGACGGCCCGACGTACTGGCGAACGGGCGCGTACGTCGACTACACGGGCAACGGCTGGGAGCGAAGCGACGTGAACACCATCCAGCCGGGCCGCCTGTCGGGCGAGCGCGAGCGGGAGACACACGACGTCGTGTTGCGGCGCCCCGCGACGGCGCTCCCGACGCCGTGGCGACCCATCGGCGTGAACCACGACTGCCCGGACGGGGAGACGTGTGGGGTGTCGGTGTCGGCGACCGACACGACCGGCATCCGCGCGACCCCGGCGCTCGGCGCGGGCGGCGAGTACGCCCTCGAGACGCTGTCGCCGGTGTCGGACCCGAGTCTGCTCCGGGAGGTGCGCGTCCGCGGGAGCATCGCGTCGACGCAGTACACGTCCATCGACACGACCGACCGCATGGAGCAACTCGCGGCCCGCGTCGTCGGCGACGCGGACAACCGCTACGACGCCGCGAAGGCAGTCGAGGAGTACCTCGAAGCCGAGAAGACGTACTCCCTGACGGACGTCCCGAAACCCGGCGACAGCGTCGCCGACCAGTTCGTCTTCGAGCAGGAGAACGGCTACTGCGAGAACTTCGCGACAGCGATGACCGTGATGCTTCGCTCGCAGGACGTCCCGGCTCGGTACGTGGTCGGCTACACGGCCGGCGAGCGCGTCGGCGAGGACCGCTACCTCGTCCGGGGTGCGGACGCCCACGCGTGGGTCGAGGTCTACTTCGAGAACTACGGGTGGGTGCGCTTCGACCCGACGCCGACCGCGCCCCGGCAGGCCGCCGACGAACGCCTCGCCGAGGGGTCGCCGACCTACCGCATCAGCGTCAACGAGTCGCTGGTGCCCGGCGAGACGGTGACCACCGAGGTGACGACCGCGGGCACGCCGGCGTCGAACGCGGCGGTGTTCGTGAACGGCGAGCGCGTCGCGACGACGGACGAGGACGGCCTCGCGCAGTTCCGCGTGCCGTACGCCGACTCGGTGAACGTCACCGTCAGGCCCGTCGACGACGACGGCCACGAGTTGACACCGGTCGACGACAACGCGACGGCCGCACTCGGGTTCGGCGTCGCGGCCGCACAGACCGACCAGTCTACGACCAACGAAACGGGGACGACGCGGGAGTTCGACGTGGCGGCGAACGTGCGCTTCCAGTTCGACGGCGACGTCGAAGCGGGCGACGACCTGCCCGTCTCGGTGACAATCGAGGGCCGGGAGTTCGCGAACGCGAGCGTCTCCGTGGCGGGCGAACCGCAGGGCCGGACGGGGCCGAACGGGACGATTCCCGTGACGATTCCGCCGGACGCGAGCGGCGTCGTGGAACTGACCGCGAGCCGCGGGAACCTGACGCGCACGACGACGTACCCGCTCGACGACCTCTCGGTGTCGGTGTCGCCATCGCTGGTCGCGCCGTTCCCGTCCACGAAAGCCACGGCCCGGGTCACCTCGGGCGGCGAGGCCGTGACCGGCGCGCCGGTCACGCTGAACGGCGAGACCGTCGGATTCACCGACGAGAACGGGAAAATCAGATTCGACGTGCCGCTCTCGCGCACGCCGTCGGTGGCCGCGACGGCGAGCGGGAAGGAGGCGACGACGTACGTGGACGGCGTGCTCCCGTCGCTCGCGCTCGGCGTGCTCGCGGCGGTCGGCTCGCTGGCGGGCGTCGCCGCCGTCGCGCGCAGACGCGGCATCACGCTCGCGGGCGTTATCGCGGGCGTCCGGTACGCGGTCCGCGAAGTCGCCTCGGGCGTCGTGGAGGCGCTCGTCGGCGTCGCGGACGCGATGGACGACCTCGTCGCGGAGTTCCGGGCGGCCGCCGACGAGGGGTGGCGGGAGGTGCTGTCGTGGCTCGCGTCGCTCCCCGGCCGCGCCCGCCTGCCGGACGTTCGCGCGTGGCTCGCGGGCATCGCGGCTGCCGCGAGAGAGGCGTCCCGTGACGACATCGAAGACGCCGCCGAGAATGCCGACAGGGGCCGGCTCGCGTCGCTGTGGCGGCGCTTCGTCGCCGTCGTCGGCGTCCGGGACTGGCGGACGAAGACGCCGGCCGAGGTCGCCCGCGAGGCCGTCGGCCGCGGCTTCCCGGAGCGCCCGGTGTACGCGCTCACGACGGCGTTCCGTGACGCCGCGTACGGCGGCAGCGACGAGGACGCGCGCGCCGAAGAGGCCGAACGCGCGCTCGACTCGCTCCAGTCCGACGACGAGGAGGAGGGAGAGCAGTGA
- a CDS encoding AsnC family transcriptional regulator, whose protein sequence is MTDLDETDRRILELLAADARRPYSDIADDVGLSAPAVSDRVANLRESGVVKRFTVDVDRSQLRGGTPVLVEVTPEPGSTDGARDALAAADEVEHVFVTADGDVVVSARVPAEDVREWVADTVDLDGVRAYDVTLLSESSWRPSVGAEFALACDECGNTVTSEGETATIGGERHHFCCGSCLARFEERYERLDADA, encoded by the coding sequence GTGACCGACCTCGACGAGACCGACCGCCGGATTCTGGAACTGCTCGCGGCAGACGCGCGACGGCCGTACAGCGACATCGCCGACGACGTCGGGCTCTCGGCGCCCGCGGTCTCGGACCGCGTCGCGAACCTCCGCGAGAGCGGCGTCGTGAAGCGGTTCACCGTGGACGTCGACCGGAGCCAACTGCGCGGCGGGACGCCCGTCCTCGTGGAGGTGACGCCGGAACCCGGTTCGACCGACGGCGCCCGGGACGCGCTCGCGGCCGCCGACGAAGTCGAGCACGTGTTCGTGACGGCGGACGGCGACGTGGTGGTGTCGGCGCGCGTCCCCGCCGAGGACGTCCGCGAGTGGGTCGCCGACACCGTCGACCTCGACGGCGTGCGGGCGTACGACGTGACGCTGCTGTCGGAGTCGTCGTGGCGCCCGAGCGTCGGCGCGGAGTTCGCGCTCGCCTGCGACGAGTGCGGGAACACCGTCACCAGCGAGGGCGAGACGGCGACAATCGGCGGAGAGCGCCACCACTTCTGCTGTGGGTCGTGTCTCGCGCGCTTCGAGGAGCGCTACGAACGCCTCGACGCCGACGCGTGA
- a CDS encoding heavy-metal-associated domain-containing protein has protein sequence MTQTITVRGMSCGGCEQHVEDALAGVDGVASATADRDAETATVEGDADAAALVAAVEDAGYEASA, from the coding sequence GTGACGCAGACGATTACCGTTCGAGGAATGAGTTGTGGCGGCTGCGAACAACACGTCGAGGACGCGCTCGCGGGCGTCGACGGCGTGGCGTCGGCGACCGCCGACCGCGACGCAGAGACGGCGACCGTGGAGGGCGACGCGGATGCGGCCGCGCTCGTCGCGGCCGTCGAGGACGCCGGCTACGAGGCGTCGGCGTGA
- the msrA gene encoding peptide-methionine (S)-S-oxide reductase MsrA, translating to MATQTATFGGGCFWCIEAAFEELAGVTDVTSGYAGGDTVDPTYREVCSGTTGHAEVVQVEYDDGELAFEDLLEVFFTVHDPTTEDREGPDVGSQYRSIILYHDDDQRERTEAFVDELESAGAYDDPIVTEIEPLRSFYRAEEKHQNYFEKNPSQAYCTVNVAPKVSKVREQFADRVKQ from the coding sequence ATGGCGACACAGACCGCGACGTTCGGCGGCGGCTGTTTCTGGTGTATCGAGGCGGCGTTCGAGGAGTTGGCGGGCGTCACCGACGTGACCTCCGGCTACGCTGGCGGCGACACCGTCGACCCGACGTACCGCGAGGTGTGCTCTGGGACGACCGGCCACGCGGAGGTCGTGCAGGTCGAGTACGACGACGGCGAACTCGCGTTCGAGGACTTACTGGAGGTCTTTTTCACGGTCCACGACCCGACGACAGAGGACCGAGAGGGGCCGGACGTCGGCTCCCAGTACCGGTCGATTATCCTCTATCACGACGACGACCAGCGTGAGCGCACCGAGGCGTTCGTCGACGAACTGGAGTCAGCGGGCGCGTACGACGACCCCATCGTCACCGAAATCGAGCCGCTGCGGTCGTTCTACCGCGCCGAGGAGAAACACCAGAACTACTTCGAGAAGAACCCGAGTCAGGCGTACTGCACGGTGAACGTCGCGCCGAAGGTGTCGAAGGTGCGCGAGCAGTTCGCCGACCGCGTGAAACAGTAG